CACTTTCGTGATGAAGAATATCGTGCCATCTCGAATTATTTGAAACAGCTCCAAACTGAAACCGTGAAACAAAAGTTTGTGTTTCTTCATGGAGACCTTCATTTTAAAAATATGCTGGTAGACGAGAAAGGACGAGTTTCAGGAATCATCGACTGGGGAGATATCAATATCGGGCATCCTGCCTGTGATTTAAGTGTTGCATACAGCTTTTTACCTCCGGATGCTCGTTCTGATTTTTTCCGGGAGTATGGAGATGTCGATGAAGAAACGAAGCTATTGGCTCGACTGATCGCCATTTTTATTCCCGTTTTGATTTTGCTGCAGGCCGTTGACGATAAAGATGAAAGGTTAATTATTGAAGCAAAAGCGAACATCAACCGCGCTCTGGCCGATTAAGATAAGTTGCTCCGCAAATACGTATGTCGAAGAAAAATCAGTCCTTGAAGGGCTGTTTTTTTGTTATTTGAAAGGTAGCTTTCCTTCACGCTTTTGCTTTTCGTTGTCTATCATCTGTTGGACTACTACGCCTATCGCCGAAAAGAACGCACGGCCTAGCGGCCGTTCCCATTCGCAATGCCGGTGAATCGGTTATGTTCTTCAACTGAGGAAGGGCAGCCGCGCGGCCGCCCCTCTTTAATTAAAGGCCGTGTATATGTTTTCACCCGTTTAACTTTAACCGGGCTAAGCTTTCATTGACCATCGACGGAATCACCTGCGTAATGGGCTGGAAATCGTATCCCAAGGAGGCCGCCTTGGCATTCGACAGCTTCCAGGTGCAGGCGAACAGCGCATAAGGAGACAAGTTCCCGTCTTCCTGCCGTCCAATATGAAACTTGGGCTCTTTATTCAAGACGCCGCCTATATGGCGGCAGAGCTCGCGAATGCTTAAGTGGCCGCTGTTGGCGGCATTGACAGGCCCGGCAAAATCGGATTTCGTTCCGATGAAGCGAAGGAATTCGGCCGCGTCCCATGACGTCACATACGAAATCGGGTGTTCGGCGTCAAACACGCCAATCGACTGCTGTTCGGCGACATGCTTCACGTAAAAATCGAAACGGCCGGTATAATCGTCGGTTCCCGAAACGACCATGGCGACACGAACCGCAGCAACAGGAAAGACCGCGTTCTGGAAAAAGTAAGCCTCGGCTTGGCGCTTACCCTCCACATAGGAATATTGCCCGGCTTCCAAATCGTAGCGATACGCTTCCGGCAAGAAATCTTTTTCGGTAATTTCGGTCTCTTGATCCGGATAAACCGCCATACTGGACGTGAAAATATATCGTTGAACGCGATTGCCAAAAGCGTCGCAAGCGATTTTCGCTTCAACGGGGTTGAAGCAAATTTGATCGTAGACCACGTCATAAACTTGGCCGTCAAACGCTTCGATCATCGCATCCCGGTCCGCCCGGTCCACCCGAATTCGGGTCACGGCATCCCCAAAGTCGTCCGGTGTCTGCCCCCTTGTCGCAACGGTCACATCGTGACCTTCCTCAAGCAATAAACGAACCAAACGGCGTCCGAAAAATGCGGTTCCTCCCAGGACGAGTATCTTCATCGTTTCATGAGCTCCTTTTTAATAGAATTGAATGTTCATCATGGCGGATCCAAACGATCTCTTGCCGAGAACAGGGAATTCGGTTCCCCTTCCCCTGAAAGCTTTTTTTACTGTAACATGCCGCCCGGTCTGCGTCTGTAATGTATTTTACAGAACATTGTAAGAATTTAGGATACGCTGGTTATATCTGTTTCTGCGAGGAGGTGTCAGCGTGAAGTTACGCCGTTCATTCGTATAATTGGAAGCCGCCGATGCACAAGCAGGAGAATGAGCTCAAACGGAACGGCGGTGTGTTTGGCACCAGCCAGGTACAGCTTAACGAAAGGAAAGGAGAAGAGGACGTTGGACACTGCGGCACGCCAGCGCGGCAATCCAGGCAAAAGGCGGAACGCGAGAAGGAGGGGGACGGCGAGGCCGTTTCTAAACAAAAATAGATAAGCTTCTATTATCGGGGGGATCAACCTGAAGATGAGACAGGCGATTTAAAGGAGGAATCATTCATGATTAAGGCGGTAGAAGGTCACAAATCCGTATTGGAGTCTGTCGGAGCGAAGCTTTTATATATTACGCTGGCACTTGTCTACCTCTGGATTGGCGGCTGTAAATTTTATTTCTATG
This genomic window from Paenibacillus humicola contains:
- a CDS encoding NAD-dependent epimerase/dehydratase family protein; its protein translation is MKILVLGGTAFFGRRLVRLLLEEGHDVTVATRGQTPDDFGDAVTRIRVDRADRDAMIEAFDGQVYDVVYDQICFNPVEAKIACDAFGNRVQRYIFTSSMAVYPDQETEITEKDFLPEAYRYDLEAGQYSYVEGKRQAEAYFFQNAVFPVAAVRVAMVVSGTDDYTGRFDFYVKHVAEQQSIGVFDAEHPISYVTSWDAAEFLRFIGTKSDFAGPVNAANSGHLSIRELCRHIGGVLNKEPKFHIGRQEDGNLSPYALFACTWKLSNAKAASLGYDFQPITQVIPSMVNESLARLKLNG